A part of Propioniciclava coleopterorum genomic DNA contains:
- a CDS encoding diacylglycerol/lipid kinase family protein translates to MSDAATRASGTLWAIMNPAAKGYAATRRMLESACRDADLPEPVIVTTTPDADGYPQAREAVAGGARTVVVAGGDGTVREAVRAVAGTGVELGILPIGTANLFAYNLRLRTRQPGLAVDRALFSPARAVDVGWASWRDVDAEGRVGAPTPERPFLVMAGLGYDAATVRATSPELKRYLGWLSYLASGSRHLLSRPLAMRVSLDNAPGRRLRTWTLLVANAGRIPGGIEVFPDAVPDDGVLDVLEVPLRKTAQWGGIAFAGLTRHRVDTTALRYTRAKTLWAVPDDPAPLHLDGDIVGRVADLRVRVQRGGLLVRTPETS, encoded by the coding sequence GTGAGCGACGCCGCAACCCGCGCCTCCGGGACGCTGTGGGCGATCATGAACCCCGCCGCCAAGGGCTACGCGGCGACGCGCCGCATGCTCGAGAGCGCGTGCCGCGACGCAGACCTGCCGGAACCGGTCATCGTCACGACCACCCCGGACGCCGACGGCTACCCCCAGGCCCGCGAGGCCGTCGCGGGCGGCGCGCGCACCGTCGTGGTCGCCGGCGGCGACGGCACCGTGCGGGAGGCCGTCCGGGCGGTCGCGGGCACCGGCGTCGAACTGGGCATCCTCCCCATCGGCACCGCGAACCTGTTCGCCTACAACCTGCGGCTCCGCACCCGCCAGCCCGGCCTGGCGGTCGACCGGGCGCTGTTCTCCCCCGCCCGCGCCGTGGACGTCGGCTGGGCGAGCTGGCGCGACGTGGACGCCGAGGGCCGCGTCGGCGCCCCGACCCCCGAGCGGCCGTTCCTCGTCATGGCCGGCCTGGGCTACGACGCCGCCACCGTCCGCGCCACCAGCCCCGAGCTGAAGCGCTACCTGGGCTGGCTGTCGTATCTGGCCAGCGGCTCGCGCCACCTGCTGTCGCGTCCGCTCGCGATGCGGGTCTCGCTGGACAACGCCCCCGGACGCCGCCTCCGCACCTGGACGCTGCTGGTCGCCAACGCCGGCCGGATCCCCGGCGGCATCGAGGTGTTCCCCGACGCGGTCCCCGACGACGGCGTCCTGGACGTCCTCGAGGTGCCGCTGCGCAAGACGGCCCAGTGGGGCGGCATCGCGTTCGCCGGCCTCACCCGGCACCGCGTGGACACCACCGCGCTGCGCTACACCCGCGCCAAGACGCTGTGGGCCGTCCCCGACGACCCCGCCCCGCTGCACCTGGACGGCGACATCGTCGGGCGCGTCGCCGACCTCCGCGTCCGGGTGCAGCGCGGCGGCCTGCTCGTCCGCACGCCCGAGACTTCCTAG
- a CDS encoding DUF3099 domain-containing protein, producing the protein MAGRGAGARPSVITDARIGTSLSTEQRTRRYLITMGIRVVAFFAAVVAPFPWNVVLFLAAAILPGFAVLLGNASDNHAPPVARPLEGEQRLELTAGDIVQGSVEDEDAPEGDPRAAGEATGANRPDDDVEGRDG; encoded by the coding sequence ATGGCAGGACGGGGCGCGGGGGCACGCCCGTCGGTGATCACCGACGCGCGGATCGGGACCTCGCTGTCCACCGAGCAGCGGACGCGGCGGTACCTCATCACGATGGGCATCCGCGTGGTGGCGTTCTTCGCCGCCGTCGTGGCGCCGTTCCCGTGGAACGTGGTGCTGTTCCTGGCCGCCGCGATCCTGCCCGGATTCGCCGTGCTGCTCGGCAACGCCTCCGACAACCACGCGCCGCCGGTGGCGCGCCCGCTGGAGGGCGAGCAGCGGCTGGAGCTGACCGCCGGGGACATCGTGCAGGGCAGCGTCGAGGACGAGGACGCCCCCGAGGGGGACCCCCGCGCGGCCGGGGAGGCGACCGGCGCGAACCGCCCGGACGACGACGTGGAAGGCAGGGACGGTTGA
- a CDS encoding SURF1 family cytochrome oxidase biogenesis protein, whose amino-acid sequence MGRVWLRWLLLAAFVVAIGFTFVSLGNWQLDRLDQRRDRNANVVAHEQAAVLPFEQAFDHPITETDQWQRVQVTGTFLADRQLQVRYRSLGDQTGWELVTPLQTASGQTVLVDRGFIVRPAAEDFPRVFPAPPSGEVTVVGYVRRNEQGKPNATTPTENTVRLINSDAIAPWLGRPLVNGYISALTVDPPQSEGLAPITPPALDEGPHLSYALQWFSFAAIAGFGLVVLIRNDVRDRKRAAARAAKEASAGRRSDADPRDGQRVDADPHNGRPAGDVVAAGEASDAGSPERERDDARVASLEEDPARPRTH is encoded by the coding sequence ATGGGGCGGGTGTGGTTGCGCTGGCTGTTGCTGGCGGCGTTCGTGGTGGCGATCGGGTTCACGTTCGTGAGCCTGGGCAACTGGCAGTTGGACCGCCTGGACCAGCGTCGGGACCGCAACGCGAACGTGGTGGCGCACGAGCAGGCGGCGGTGCTGCCGTTCGAGCAGGCCTTCGACCACCCGATCACCGAGACCGACCAGTGGCAGCGGGTGCAGGTCACCGGCACATTCCTCGCCGACCGGCAGCTGCAGGTCCGCTACCGCTCGCTGGGGGACCAGACCGGCTGGGAGCTCGTGACGCCGCTGCAGACGGCCTCGGGGCAGACGGTCCTGGTCGACCGCGGGTTCATCGTCCGGCCCGCCGCCGAGGACTTCCCGCGCGTCTTCCCGGCTCCCCCGTCCGGCGAGGTCACCGTCGTGGGTTACGTGCGCCGCAACGAGCAGGGCAAGCCGAACGCCACCACCCCGACCGAGAACACCGTCCGGCTGATCAACTCCGACGCCATCGCGCCCTGGCTGGGGCGTCCGCTCGTCAACGGCTACATCAGCGCGCTGACCGTCGACCCGCCGCAGTCCGAGGGGTTGGCGCCGATCACCCCGCCGGCACTGGATGAGGGACCCCACCTGTCGTACGCCCTGCAGTGGTTCTCGTTCGCCGCCATCGCCGGCTTCGGGCTGGTGGTGCTGATCCGCAACGACGTGCGCGACCGCAAGCGGGCGGCCGCTCGGGCCGCCAAGGAGGCCTCCGCCGGTCGGCGGTCGGACGCGGACCCGCGCGACGGGCAGCGGGTGGACGCCGACCCGCACAACGGGCGACCCGCCGGGGACGTCGTGGCCGCCGGCGAAGCCTCCGACGCCGGGTCGCCGGAACGCGAGCGCGACGACGCGCGGGTGGCTAGCCTCGAAGAGGATCCCGCACGACCCCGCACGCACTAG
- a CDS encoding HNH endonuclease signature motif containing protein — METLIRTRSEAFLVNVLSGLDDLDPDGLDRALLTDAERVTLAEQALAAAGRLQALAGVLVAEADRVAAPQTVVGVGTLSWLHDAQRMTRREAGRLLASAQELSSRPVLREATLTGAATPLQARAVTRVLAQLPEHLPDHTIREAETMMVGFCAQFDSHELGRLARHLLEVIAPETAEESLERRLEREARHAHAVRHLTFTPDGMGSVLIKGSLPTVEAELLRAQVEAIAHLHHRRALDCADPLVEKATPAQRRADALIELSRAAAVHQDAPNHGGDRPRIMVLIDHDRLIDDCRKAQLLDSGADLTPTQLRVLACDAGILPVVMNGAGEVLDVGRANRLVTPAIRAALVARDRGCVFPGCDRTAAACDAHHITPWQRGGVTSLPNLVLLCRHHHNTVEPDHRHPDTRWQIRLDDGVPVVIPPTRVDPRQRPRRNHRHHKAPPGPEQGSGASQPPLSALPRGPA, encoded by the coding sequence ATGGAGACGTTGATCCGGACGCGAAGTGAGGCATTCCTGGTGAATGTCCTCTCCGGTCTGGATGACCTCGACCCTGACGGTTTGGATCGGGCGCTGCTCACCGACGCCGAACGCGTCACGCTCGCCGAGCAGGCGCTCGCCGCCGCGGGCCGGCTGCAGGCGCTGGCCGGGGTGTTGGTGGCTGAGGCTGATCGGGTCGCGGCCCCACAGACGGTGGTCGGGGTGGGCACGCTGTCATGGCTGCACGACGCGCAGCGGATGACCCGACGCGAAGCGGGCCGGCTGTTGGCCTCAGCCCAGGAACTGTCGAGCCGGCCCGTGCTGAGGGAGGCGACCCTCACCGGGGCGGCGACACCCTTGCAGGCGCGCGCGGTCACCCGGGTGCTGGCCCAGTTGCCGGAGCATCTGCCCGACCACACGATCCGTGAGGCGGAAACCATGATGGTGGGGTTCTGCGCTCAGTTCGATTCCCACGAGCTGGGTCGGCTGGCCCGGCATCTGCTCGAAGTCATCGCCCCCGAAACCGCTGAGGAGTCGTTGGAGCGACGCTTGGAGCGCGAGGCGCGGCACGCCCACGCGGTGCGGCATCTGACCTTCACCCCTGATGGGATGGGGTCGGTCCTGATCAAAGGCAGCCTGCCGACGGTGGAAGCCGAACTGTTGCGGGCGCAGGTTGAGGCGATCGCGCACCTGCACCACCGGCGTGCCCTTGACTGCGCCGACCCCCTTGTTGAGAAGGCGACCCCGGCCCAGCGCCGCGCTGATGCGCTGATCGAGCTCTCCCGCGCCGCCGCGGTGCACCAGGACGCCCCGAACCATGGTGGCGACCGGCCCCGCATCATGGTCCTGATCGACCATGACCGGCTCATCGACGACTGCCGGAAGGCGCAACTGCTCGACTCGGGTGCCGACCTCACACCCACGCAGCTGCGGGTACTGGCCTGCGACGCCGGCATCCTGCCCGTGGTCATGAACGGTGCAGGCGAAGTGCTGGACGTGGGCCGGGCGAACCGGCTGGTCACCCCCGCCATCCGCGCCGCGCTCGTCGCTAGGGATCGCGGCTGCGTGTTCCCCGGGTGTGATCGGACCGCGGCCGCGTGCGATGCCCACCACATCACTCCCTGGCAACGCGGCGGTGTGACGTCGCTTCCGAATCTGGTGCTCCTGTGTCGGCATCATCACAACACGGTCGAACCCGACCACCGGCATCCCGACACCCGCTGGCAGATCCGACTCGACGATGGCGTGCCGGTCGTGATCCCACCGACAAGGGTGGACCCACGGCAACGCCCCCGCCGCAACCACCGCCACCACAAAGCCCCACCCGGCCCCGAGCAGGGATCCGGTGCGTCGCAGCCGCCGCTCAGCGCACTGCCGCGCGGACCGGCCTAG
- a CDS encoding glutamine amidotransferase: MKPFLHLSIRDHDGAAAAELDALRLLGGLGPSELVQARVEQVRLPRLRPDDYAGLIIGGGQFNTSDELKTDVQKRVEEDLGHVVDVAIDHGVPLLGLCYGLGVVTTHLGGVVDRTYGEGAGAVEVTLTEAGLADPLFEGLPPIFRAFTGHKEACSELPAAGVLLASGQACPVQAFRVGERAYVTQFHPELDAERLIARMAIYAHAGYFHPDEYGQLCADARAADVGSLPGRMIGNFVELFRS, from the coding sequence ATGAAGCCCTTCCTGCACCTGTCGATCCGCGACCACGACGGCGCCGCGGCGGCCGAGCTCGACGCCCTGCGGCTGCTGGGCGGCCTGGGGCCGTCGGAACTGGTCCAGGCACGGGTCGAGCAGGTGCGACTCCCCCGGCTGCGTCCGGACGACTACGCCGGGCTCATCATCGGCGGCGGCCAGTTCAACACCTCGGACGAGCTGAAGACCGACGTGCAGAAGCGCGTCGAGGAGGATCTCGGCCACGTCGTCGACGTGGCGATCGACCACGGCGTCCCGCTGCTCGGGCTCTGCTACGGGCTCGGCGTGGTGACCACGCACCTGGGCGGCGTCGTGGACCGCACCTACGGCGAGGGCGCCGGCGCCGTGGAGGTGACCCTGACCGAGGCCGGGCTCGCCGATCCCCTGTTCGAGGGGCTGCCCCCGATCTTCCGCGCCTTCACCGGCCACAAGGAGGCCTGCTCCGAGCTTCCCGCGGCGGGCGTCCTGCTGGCGTCCGGCCAGGCGTGCCCGGTGCAGGCGTTCCGGGTGGGTGAACGCGCGTACGTCACCCAGTTCCATCCCGAACTGGACGCCGAGCGCCTGATCGCCCGCATGGCGATCTACGCCCACGCCGGCTACTTCCACCCCGACGAGTACGGCCAGCTCTGCGCGGACGCCCGCGCCGCCGATGTCGGCAGCCTTCCCGGGCGGATGATCGGAAACTTCGTCGAGCTGTTCCGCAGCTGA
- a CDS encoding ABC transporter ATP-binding protein, with the protein MAPVVELADVSIVRGGATLLDQVNWVIDESDRWVIIGPNGAGKTTLLQIISAHMHPSSGMASILDEVLGAVDVFELRPRIGVTSAALAERIPRSESVGNVIVSAGYAVVGRWTEQYDATDFQRAGQLMHQLHIDRLGKRTFGTLSEGERKRVQIARALMTDPELLLLDEPAAGLDLAGRESLVETLGEIVADEYAPATVLVTHHLEEIPAGMTHALLLKGGRVVAAGPIDEVLTDDRLSETFDLPLVVTQQDGRWSARARRVHPTTSGQE; encoded by the coding sequence ATGGCACCGGTTGTAGAGCTCGCTGACGTCAGCATCGTCCGGGGCGGCGCGACGCTGCTCGACCAGGTGAACTGGGTCATCGACGAATCCGACCGCTGGGTGATCATCGGCCCCAACGGCGCGGGCAAGACCACGCTGCTGCAGATCATCTCCGCCCACATGCACCCCTCCTCGGGCATGGCCTCCATCCTGGACGAGGTGCTCGGCGCGGTCGACGTGTTCGAGCTGCGTCCCCGGATCGGCGTCACGTCGGCCGCCCTGGCCGAGCGGATCCCGCGCTCGGAGTCGGTGGGCAACGTGATCGTGTCGGCGGGCTACGCCGTCGTCGGGCGGTGGACCGAGCAGTACGACGCCACCGACTTCCAGCGGGCGGGGCAGCTGATGCACCAGCTCCACATCGACCGGCTGGGCAAGCGCACCTTCGGCACGCTGAGCGAGGGGGAGCGCAAGCGCGTCCAGATCGCCCGGGCCCTGATGACCGACCCGGAACTGCTGCTGCTGGACGAGCCGGCCGCGGGCCTCGACCTCGCCGGACGCGAGTCGCTGGTCGAGACCCTGGGCGAGATCGTCGCCGACGAGTACGCCCCGGCGACCGTGTTGGTGACCCACCACCTCGAGGAGATCCCGGCCGGCATGACGCACGCCCTGCTGCTCAAGGGCGGCCGCGTCGTCGCCGCGGGGCCCATCGACGAGGTACTGACCGACGACAGGCTCTCGGAGACCTTCGACCTGCCCCTGGTCGTGACGCAGCAGGACGGCCGCTGGTCGGCCCGCGCCCGCCGCGTCCATCCGACGACGTCCGGACAGGAGTAG
- the fabI gene encoding enoyl-ACP reductase FabI, translating to MGILEGKTVLVTGVTMTSSIAYKVAEIAAAEGATVLVSNFGRALSLTNRIVKRLDPVPAVLDLDVTNDEQLAGLADQLREHGVERLDGVVHSIAFANPETALGGAFLSTPFNDVSASMQISAYSLVALTMACKPLFGGSASVVGLTFDARVSWPAYDWMGVSKAALESASRYLARYLGPEGVRSNIVAAGPVDTIAKKAIPGSSSFNEIWADRAPLGWDAADATPTAKAVVALLSDWFPATTGEMIHVDGGLHSTGA from the coding sequence ATGGGAATCCTCGAGGGCAAGACCGTCCTGGTCACCGGCGTCACGATGACGTCGTCCATCGCCTACAAGGTCGCAGAGATCGCCGCGGCCGAGGGCGCCACGGTGCTCGTGTCGAACTTCGGGCGCGCGCTCAGCCTCACCAACCGCATCGTCAAGCGCCTCGACCCCGTGCCGGCCGTCCTGGACCTCGACGTGACCAACGACGAGCAGTTGGCCGGGCTGGCCGACCAGCTCCGCGAGCACGGCGTGGAGCGCCTCGACGGCGTCGTGCACTCGATCGCCTTCGCCAACCCCGAGACGGCGCTGGGCGGGGCGTTCCTGTCCACTCCGTTCAACGACGTGTCGGCGTCCATGCAGATTTCGGCGTACTCGCTGGTCGCGCTCACCATGGCGTGCAAGCCGCTGTTCGGCGGCTCCGCCTCGGTCGTCGGCCTGACCTTCGACGCCCGCGTCAGCTGGCCGGCCTACGACTGGATGGGCGTCTCCAAGGCCGCCCTGGAGTCCGCCAGCCGCTACCTGGCCCGCTACCTGGGGCCCGAGGGCGTCCGGTCGAACATCGTGGCGGCGGGCCCGGTGGACACCATCGCCAAGAAGGCCATCCCGGGCTCCTCGTCCTTCAACGAGATCTGGGCCGACCGCGCCCCGCTCGGCTGGGACGCCGCGGACGCCACCCCGACCGCGAAGGCCGTGGTGGCCCTGCTGTCGGACTGGTTCCCCGCGACGACCGGCGAGATGATCCACGTGGACGGCGGGCTGCACTCCACGGGCGCGTGA
- a CDS encoding putative RNA methyltransferase, giving the protein MTLAAASGLLMCPTCREPLTLADGGAACRAGHRFDAARQGYLNLLGGPQPANADTPAMVAARERVLASGAFDALDAALARRVREPRTILDVGGGTGHHLARLLDRSPAARGVGLDVSVPAARRAARAHERAASVVADAWGTLPLRAGRFDVVTCVFAPRNFPEFARVLGDAGLLLVVTPDPAHLATIRERYGLLGIDADKDDRLLRAASGWFEPVARHRVRARIDGDASLTSDLIGMGPNAFHGVPSEVEATATELAVSVWVLRRPSAHG; this is encoded by the coding sequence GTGACGCTGGCCGCGGCGTCCGGGCTGCTGATGTGCCCGACCTGCCGCGAGCCCCTGACGCTGGCCGACGGCGGGGCGGCCTGCCGCGCCGGGCACCGGTTCGACGCGGCCCGGCAGGGCTACCTGAACCTGCTGGGCGGCCCGCAGCCCGCCAACGCCGACACCCCGGCGATGGTCGCCGCCCGCGAGCGCGTCCTCGCGTCGGGTGCGTTCGACGCCCTGGACGCCGCGCTGGCCCGGCGCGTCCGGGAGCCCCGCACGATCCTCGACGTCGGCGGCGGCACCGGGCACCACCTGGCTCGGCTGCTCGACCGCTCCCCCGCCGCCCGCGGCGTCGGACTGGACGTGTCGGTCCCCGCCGCCCGGCGCGCCGCGCGCGCCCACGAGCGGGCCGCCTCGGTCGTGGCGGACGCCTGGGGGACGCTGCCGCTGCGCGCCGGACGCTTCGACGTCGTCACCTGCGTGTTCGCGCCCCGCAACTTCCCGGAGTTCGCCCGCGTCCTGGGCGACGCGGGCCTGCTGCTCGTGGTCACGCCCGATCCGGCCCACCTCGCGACGATCCGCGAGCGCTACGGGCTGCTGGGCATCGACGCCGACAAGGACGACCGGCTGCTGCGGGCGGCGTCCGGCTGGTTCGAGCCGGTGGCTCGCCACCGGGTGCGCGCCCGGATCGACGGCGACGCGTCCCTGACGTCCGACCTGATCGGGATGGGGCCCAACGCCTTCCACGGCGTCCCGAGCGAGGTGGAGGCCACCGCGACCGAACTCGCCGTGAGCGTGTGGGTGCTGCGGCGACCGAGCGCGCACGGCTGA
- the cysE gene encoding serine O-acetyltransferase produces MTTSPLRSVWQRVDEDLETALREDPAAVNKLEIALLYPGVHAVWAYRLAHWLWTRRPTLRPLARLISQVARFATGVEIHPGAVIGRRFFIDHGMGIVIGETAEVGDDVLMYHQVTLGGRSRGRFKRHPTIGDHVLLGAGAKVIGPITVGAGSKVGANALVVHDVPANSVVTGVVANTQSDPVA; encoded by the coding sequence ATGACCACCTCACCTCTGCGTTCGGTGTGGCAGCGCGTCGACGAGGACCTCGAGACTGCGCTGCGCGAGGACCCGGCAGCGGTCAACAAGCTGGAGATCGCCCTGCTGTACCCCGGCGTCCACGCGGTGTGGGCCTACCGGCTGGCGCATTGGCTGTGGACCCGCCGGCCCACCCTGCGGCCGCTGGCGCGGCTGATCTCGCAGGTCGCCCGGTTCGCCACCGGGGTCGAGATCCATCCCGGCGCCGTGATCGGACGCCGGTTCTTCATCGACCACGGCATGGGCATCGTCATCGGGGAGACCGCCGAGGTCGGCGACGACGTGCTCATGTACCACCAGGTCACCCTCGGCGGGCGCAGCCGCGGCCGCTTCAAGCGCCACCCCACCATCGGCGACCACGTCCTACTCGGCGCGGGCGCCAAGGTCATCGGCCCCATCACCGTCGGGGCCGGCAGCAAGGTCGGCGCGAACGCGCTGGTCGTGCACGACGTCCCTGCGAACTCGGTTGTGACCGGGGTGGTCGCCAACACCCAGTCCGACCCGGTCGCCTGA
- a CDS encoding SDR family NAD(P)-dependent oxidoreductase encodes MDLGLSGKVFVVTAASGGLGRATADQLVAEGARVVLVARRPEPLEEAVAALGADAAVALPADLSDPDTSARACALALETWGRLDGAMISVGGPAKGEVLNTPDDTYRSAFDTVVVAAVRAARDVVAAATGPVALAFVLSTSAKEPLAGMAPSNVTRPGLAMLIRELADEFGASGSRVVGVMPGTVQTDRINWLAAQTPDPEAAITDMGAAAPMGRVGQPSEFGKVAAFLLSDAASYVTGCLVPVDGGRLRGL; translated from the coding sequence ATGGATCTCGGACTCTCCGGCAAGGTCTTCGTCGTCACCGCCGCATCCGGCGGACTCGGCCGCGCCACCGCCGATCAGTTGGTCGCCGAGGGCGCCCGGGTCGTGCTCGTGGCCCGTCGCCCCGAGCCGCTCGAGGAGGCCGTCGCCGCGCTCGGCGCCGACGCCGCGGTCGCCCTGCCCGCCGATCTCAGCGACCCCGACACCTCGGCCCGCGCCTGCGCCCTGGCCCTGGAGACCTGGGGACGCCTCGACGGCGCCATGATCAGCGTCGGCGGCCCCGCCAAGGGCGAGGTGCTCAACACGCCCGACGACACCTACCGGTCGGCGTTCGACACCGTCGTGGTGGCCGCGGTGCGCGCGGCCCGCGACGTGGTCGCGGCCGCCACGGGGCCGGTGGCGCTCGCCTTCGTGCTCTCGACGTCGGCCAAGGAGCCGCTGGCGGGGATGGCGCCCTCCAACGTCACCCGTCCCGGCCTCGCGATGCTGATCCGCGAACTCGCCGACGAGTTCGGGGCGTCCGGCTCGCGCGTCGTCGGAGTGATGCCCGGCACCGTCCAGACCGACCGGATCAACTGGCTCGCCGCCCAGACGCCCGATCCGGAGGCCGCGATCACGGACATGGGCGCGGCCGCGCCGATGGGACGCGTCGGGCAGCCGTCCGAGTTCGGCAAGGTGGCCGCCTTCCTGCTCTCGGACGCCGCCTCGTACGTCACCGGCTGCCTGGTCCCCGTCGACGGCGGCCGGCTGCGCGGCCTGTGA
- a CDS encoding chorismate mutase, with protein MTEIPAELAALRASIDNLDQALICLLAERFKITQRVGHLKATTGLPPADPAREKEQIARLRRLADEAGLDPEFAEKLLTFIVTEVVRHHEQIAREQEG; from the coding sequence ATGACCGAGATCCCTGCGGAGTTGGCGGCGCTGCGCGCCAGCATCGACAACCTCGACCAGGCGCTGATCTGCCTGCTCGCCGAGCGGTTCAAGATCACGCAGCGGGTCGGTCACCTGAAGGCGACCACGGGGCTGCCGCCCGCGGACCCGGCGCGCGAGAAGGAGCAGATCGCCCGGCTGCGCCGACTGGCCGACGAGGCCGGGCTCGACCCGGAGTTCGCCGAGAAGCTCCTGACGTTCATCGTCACCGAGGTGGTCCGCCACCACGAGCAGATCGCGCGCGAGCAGGAGGGCTGA
- a CDS encoding phosphatase domain-containing protein produces the protein MPIDLDLLNALLLGRTDRDEEATVLTLLRRASPADLDHALAHVDAAELFASLDDRLFGPDNRTALRNLILERLESLSVPALANVLYGLQAGHSDGADQETIERVFLGTRGLQLTELKNAVNERPDHHDLEALVFGDVSDESIRASILAHIAAEATGVHPGEAKVLCDIDDTVSAVLHDRRYPRGTVYPGVLALLDALDRGPTDEAFSLGDLTFVTARPGDVFGLIENHTRATLRRAGIASHSVLTGTFAALASHDLMAARKVANITHYHELFPEYRLVFVGDSGQGDVTVGELIRERFPHAVDAVVIHDVVDTPPEVRERWAAQGVEAFDTYVGAAALLHRRGLISADAVARVVDQTRAGLDEIAWESPEQEQRVRALVDRDIAAVAHETPDAAEAPTPHVAEPPGTTSA, from the coding sequence GTGCCGATCGACCTTGACCTGCTGAACGCCCTCCTGCTGGGTCGCACCGACCGCGACGAGGAGGCCACCGTCCTGACGCTGCTGCGCCGGGCCTCCCCCGCAGACCTGGACCACGCGCTGGCCCACGTCGACGCCGCGGAACTCTTCGCGAGCCTCGACGACCGGCTGTTCGGACCCGACAACCGCACCGCGCTGCGGAACCTCATCCTGGAACGCCTGGAGTCGCTCAGCGTCCCCGCCCTGGCGAACGTGCTGTACGGCCTGCAGGCCGGCCACAGCGACGGCGCCGACCAGGAGACCATCGAGCGGGTCTTCCTCGGCACCCGGGGGTTGCAGCTCACCGAGCTCAAGAACGCGGTGAACGAGCGCCCGGACCACCACGACCTCGAGGCGCTGGTGTTCGGCGACGTCTCCGACGAGTCCATCCGTGCCTCGATCCTGGCGCACATCGCCGCCGAGGCCACCGGCGTCCACCCGGGCGAGGCGAAGGTGCTGTGCGACATCGACGACACCGTCAGCGCGGTGCTGCACGACCGCCGTTACCCGCGCGGCACCGTCTACCCGGGCGTCCTGGCCCTGCTGGACGCGCTGGACCGCGGCCCCACCGACGAGGCGTTCTCCCTCGGCGACCTCACGTTCGTGACCGCCCGGCCCGGCGACGTGTTCGGGCTGATCGAGAACCACACCCGCGCCACCCTGCGGCGCGCGGGGATCGCGTCGCACAGCGTCCTGACGGGGACGTTCGCCGCGCTGGCCAGCCACGACCTGATGGCGGCCCGCAAGGTGGCCAACATCACGCACTACCACGAGCTGTTCCCCGAGTACCGGCTGGTGTTCGTGGGCGACTCCGGGCAGGGCGACGTCACGGTCGGCGAGCTGATCCGCGAGCGGTTCCCGCACGCGGTGGACGCCGTCGTCATCCACGACGTCGTCGACACCCCGCCGGAGGTGCGCGAGCGCTGGGCGGCCCAGGGCGTCGAGGCGTTCGACACCTACGTGGGTGCCGCCGCGCTGCTGCACCGGCGCGGCCTGATCTCCGCGGACGCCGTGGCCCGCGTCGTCGACCAGACCCGCGCCGGCCTGGACGAGATCGCGTGGGAGTCCCCCGAGCAGGAGCAACGCGTCCGCGCCCTCGTGGACCGCGACATCGCCGCCGTGGCGCACGAGACGCCCGACGCCGCCGAAGCCCCGACGCCGCACGTCGCCGAGCCGCCCGGCACCACCTCCGCCTGA
- the fabG gene encoding 3-oxoacyl-ACP reductase FabG, which produces MRVTEQPRSILVTGGARGIGRAIVEEFLRQGHKVAAASTSGEAPQGALGIACDVTDAASVDAAFKAAEEANGPVEVVVANAGITKDTLLLRMSEDDFDQVVDVNLKGAFNVAKRASRGMLRGKWGRIIFIGSVVGLYGSPGQVNYAATKSGLVGMARSLTRELGGRNITANVVAPGFIQTRMTDVLPEETVAGYRAAIPAGRLGEVAEVASVVAFLASDAAGYVTGAVIPVDGGLGMGH; this is translated from the coding sequence GTGCGGGTGACGGAACAACCACGCAGCATCCTGGTCACCGGCGGCGCCCGCGGCATCGGGCGCGCCATCGTCGAGGAGTTCTTGAGGCAGGGCCACAAGGTGGCCGCGGCCAGCACCAGCGGCGAGGCCCCCCAGGGCGCGCTCGGCATCGCCTGCGACGTGACGGACGCCGCGTCGGTGGACGCCGCCTTCAAGGCCGCGGAGGAGGCGAACGGCCCCGTCGAGGTGGTCGTGGCCAACGCCGGCATCACCAAGGACACCCTGCTGCTCCGCATGAGCGAGGACGACTTCGACCAGGTGGTCGACGTCAACCTCAAGGGCGCGTTCAACGTCGCCAAGCGCGCCTCGCGCGGCATGCTGCGCGGCAAGTGGGGCCGCATCATCTTCATCGGCTCGGTCGTTGGCCTGTACGGCTCGCCGGGCCAGGTCAACTACGCCGCCACCAAGTCCGGCCTGGTCGGCATGGCCCGCTCGCTCACCCGCGAGCTGGGCGGGCGCAACATCACCGCCAACGTGGTCGCGCCGGGCTTCATCCAGACCCGGATGACCGACGTCCTCCCGGAGGAGACGGTCGCCGGTTACCGGGCGGCGATCCCCGCCGGACGCCTCGGCGAGGTGGCCGAGGTCGCCTCGGTCGTCGCCTTCCTGGCCTCGGACGCCGCGGGCTACGTCACCGGGGCGGTCATCCCCGTCGACGGCGGCCTCGGCATGGGCCACTGA